The following are encoded in a window of Halorarum salinum genomic DNA:
- the gatB gene encoding Asp-tRNA(Asn)/Glu-tRNA(Gln) amidotransferase subunit GatB: protein MARAAERADLEPVIGLEVHVQLETDTKVFCGCSTEPAEDEAPNTRVCPVCLGLPGALPVLNEAAVEAAVKVGKALDADIPEETSFHRKNYYYPDLPKNFQITQYDAPLCADGELEFSHEGERRTVNVRRAHLEEDPGSLRHVREGTESLDVRTASVDRADYTLIDYNRAGTPLMEVVTEPDFRDPGEVRAFLEKLEEVFEYLGIFDAARDGSLRIDANLSMVPADEIGEDGSIADSTLESANRTEVKNISSHRGAEKALSYEESRQRRLIQSGGAVEQETRHFNETHGNTVSMRSKEEEKDYRYFREADLPALQVSDWKEEIPIPELPEARRARFREEYGLDAEAASKLTSRKAVADLYEEVAAEFDPDLAATWVADNLLGELNYRDMAVEDVIGRLDEFKRLVELVAEDEVTTKNAEETVLRTMLDEELDPDEVIEREGLGKADDDAVTDAVDAAIEDNPDAVEDYHDGDEGAVNFLVGQVMAATGGSADPGTVNRLLRERLDG, encoded by the coding sequence ATGGCACGAGCAGCCGAGCGGGCCGACCTCGAACCCGTCATCGGGCTGGAGGTCCACGTCCAGCTCGAGACGGACACGAAGGTCTTCTGTGGATGCTCGACCGAGCCCGCCGAGGACGAGGCCCCGAACACGCGCGTCTGCCCCGTCTGTCTGGGGCTCCCCGGGGCGCTCCCCGTCCTCAACGAGGCCGCCGTCGAGGCCGCCGTCAAGGTGGGGAAGGCGCTCGACGCGGACATCCCCGAGGAGACCAGCTTCCACCGGAAGAACTACTACTACCCCGACCTGCCGAAGAACTTCCAGATCACCCAGTACGACGCCCCGCTGTGTGCTGACGGCGAACTGGAGTTCTCCCACGAGGGCGAGCGACGCACGGTGAACGTCCGCCGCGCGCACCTCGAGGAGGATCCCGGCAGCCTCCGGCACGTCCGCGAGGGGACCGAGTCGCTGGACGTCCGCACCGCCTCCGTCGACCGCGCGGACTACACGCTGATCGACTACAACCGCGCGGGAACGCCGCTGATGGAGGTCGTCACCGAACCCGACTTCCGCGACCCGGGCGAGGTCCGCGCCTTCCTCGAGAAACTGGAGGAGGTGTTCGAGTACCTGGGCATCTTCGACGCCGCGCGGGACGGCAGCCTCCGCATCGACGCGAACCTCTCGATGGTCCCCGCCGACGAGATCGGCGAGGACGGCTCCATCGCCGACTCCACCCTCGAGTCCGCCAACCGGACCGAGGTGAAGAACATCTCCAGCCACAGGGGCGCCGAGAAGGCGCTCTCCTACGAGGAAAGCCGCCAGCGCCGGCTCATCCAGTCCGGCGGCGCCGTCGAGCAGGAGACGCGCCACTTCAACGAGACCCACGGCAACACCGTCTCCATGCGCTCGAAGGAGGAGGAGAAGGACTACCGCTACTTCCGGGAGGCGGACCTCCCGGCGCTGCAGGTCTCCGACTGGAAGGAGGAGATTCCCATCCCCGAACTGCCGGAGGCCCGCCGCGCCCGCTTCCGCGAGGAGTACGGCCTCGACGCGGAGGCGGCCTCGAAGCTCACATCCCGCAAGGCCGTGGCGGACCTCTACGAGGAGGTCGCCGCCGAGTTCGACCCGGACCTCGCGGCGACGTGGGTCGCGGACAACCTGCTCGGCGAACTCAACTACCGCGACATGGCCGTCGAGGACGTGATCGGTCGGCTCGACGAGTTCAAACGGCTCGTCGAACTCGTCGCCGAGGACGAGGTGACGACCAAGAACGCCGAGGAGACGGTGCTGCGAACGATGCTCGACGAGGAACTCGACCCCGACGAGGTCATCGAGCGCGAGGGCCTCGGCAAGGCCGACGACGACGCGGTCACCGACGCCGTCGACGCGGCGATCGAGGACAACCCCGACGCCGTCGAGGACTACCACGACGGCGACGAGGGCGCGGTCAACTTCCTCGTCGGCCAGGTGATGGCCGCCACCGGCGGGTCGGCGGACCCCGGAACGGTGAACCGGTTGCTCCGCGAACGGCTGGACGGCTGA
- a CDS encoding DUF1850 domain-containing protein translates to MRGGVTLAAITAIAGMAVVLAGVGAVTAPADPLLVVEQDGEELLTVRTDGFVLEYTHSVEKTPVVETYELRNGSLVMTRMEFSSYGAGLPSTADVNRTDDGAFVFEPNAETEELYVSPGEIAGHELVVDGERYDLVELSGGETVRFRVSEGAGERRGRVPWA, encoded by the coding sequence ATGCGAGGGGGCGTGACGCTCGCGGCGATCACGGCGATCGCGGGGATGGCCGTCGTGCTCGCCGGGGTCGGGGCGGTGACCGCGCCGGCCGACCCGCTGCTCGTCGTCGAGCAGGACGGCGAGGAGCTGCTCACGGTCCGGACGGACGGCTTCGTGCTCGAGTACACACACAGCGTCGAGAAGACCCCGGTCGTCGAGACGTACGAGCTCCGGAACGGGTCGCTCGTGATGACCCGCATGGAGTTCTCCTCGTACGGCGCCGGGCTCCCCTCGACCGCCGACGTGAACCGGACGGACGACGGCGCGTTCGTCTTCGAGCCGAACGCCGAGACCGAGGAGCTGTACGTCTCGCCGGGCGAGATCGCCGGACACGAGCTCGTCGTCGACGGCGAGCGTTACGACCTCGTCGAACTGTCCGGCGGGGAGACGGTACGCTTCCGCGTCTCGGAGGGGGCCGGCGAGCGACGGGGACGGGTGCCATGGGCGTAG
- a CDS encoding winged helix-turn-helix domain-containing protein, giving the protein MTGGDESVDDEEFFALLDDPYARAILVEIRDGPRSADDLTEVVGASPSTVYRRIERLRDQGLVEGEHRLDPDGHHHEVYTARLERVTVELTATGFEIDVDRTTTADAADRFTNLYEELSNR; this is encoded by the coding sequence ATGACTGGCGGGGACGAGTCCGTGGACGACGAGGAGTTCTTCGCGCTCCTCGACGACCCGTACGCCCGCGCCATCCTGGTCGAGATCAGGGACGGCCCCCGATCCGCGGACGACCTCACTGAGGTCGTCGGCGCCTCGCCGTCCACCGTGTATCGCCGCATCGAACGACTCCGCGACCAGGGCCTCGTCGAAGGCGAACACCGCCTCGACCCCGACGGACACCACCACGAGGTGTACACGGCCCGCCTGGAACGCGTCACGGTCGAACTGACGGCCACGGGGTTCGAGATCGACGTCGACCGGACCACGACGGCGGATGCGGCGGACCGCTTCACGAACCTCTACGAGGAGTTGTCGAACCGATGA
- a CDS encoding TAXI family TRAP transporter solute-binding subunit: MSRRTPLDLNRRDVLKATGTAGLVGLAGCTDGGNGDGNGGGNGGGNGDATDEGTEDGGNGGQGQRISWHAGGQSGTYYPLSNEFKGVVEANTPHTLQVQSTGASVENVGSLANGDADFALIQNDIAYFAANGEGLEAFQGNPVESLRGVATLYPETIHIVTRPDAGIESLSDMEGASINTGDLGSGTQVNALQILETVGITPQDFDEQNADFGTAADQLRDGDVDAAFVVGGWPVGAVADLAETSDIEILNLDDETRSQLRDAASWFADDTIPAGTYSGIDEDVATVSVQAMIATRAEYDADVVEEVTAAIFDNVDELTIKTDFISADTAQDGMSIDLHEGAARYFG; this comes from the coding sequence ATGTCACGGAGAACTCCGCTCGATCTGAACCGTCGCGACGTACTGAAGGCGACCGGCACGGCCGGTCTCGTCGGCCTCGCCGGCTGTACCGACGGCGGAAACGGCGACGGGAACGGTGGCGGCAACGGCGGCGGAAACGGGGACGCCACCGACGAGGGGACCGAGGACGGCGGGAACGGCGGCCAGGGCCAGCGGATCTCCTGGCACGCGGGCGGGCAGTCCGGCACCTACTACCCCCTCTCGAACGAGTTCAAGGGGGTCGTGGAGGCGAACACGCCGCACACGCTGCAGGTCCAGTCGACCGGCGCGTCCGTCGAGAACGTCGGGAGCCTGGCGAACGGCGACGCCGACTTCGCGCTGATCCAGAACGACATCGCGTACTTCGCGGCCAACGGCGAGGGCCTCGAGGCGTTCCAGGGCAACCCGGTCGAGAGCCTCCGGGGCGTCGCGACGCTGTACCCCGAGACGATCCACATCGTGACCCGGCCCGACGCCGGGATCGAGTCGCTCTCGGACATGGAGGGGGCCTCGATCAACACGGGCGATCTCGGCTCGGGGACGCAGGTGAACGCGCTCCAGATCCTCGAGACCGTCGGCATCACGCCCCAGGACTTCGACGAGCAGAACGCCGACTTCGGCACGGCGGCCGACCAGCTCCGCGACGGCGACGTCGACGCCGCGTTCGTCGTCGGCGGCTGGCCGGTCGGCGCGGTCGCGGACCTCGCGGAGACGTCCGACATCGAGATCCTGAACCTCGACGACGAGACCCGCAGCCAGCTACGGGACGCCGCCTCGTGGTTCGCGGACGACACCATCCCGGCCGGCACCTACTCCGGCATCGACGAGGACGTCGCCACCGTCTCGGTGCAGGCGATGATCGCCACCCGGGCGGAGTACGACGCCGACGTCGTCGAGGAGGTCACCGCGGCCATCTTCGACAACGTGGACGAACTGACGATCAAGACGGACTTCATCAGCGCCGACACGGCACAGGACGGGATGTCCATCGACCTCCACGAGGGCGCCGCCCGCTACTTCGGGTAG
- the srp19 gene encoding signal recognition particle subunit SRP19 → MVENVLWPAYFDAALTRAEGRRVAQEQAVAEPTVDEIAKAVQQVGYDATIERDGTYSREYEPRGRVLVSGTEDTAKNDLVQAVAAYIGILRGE, encoded by the coding sequence ATGGTCGAGAACGTCCTCTGGCCCGCGTACTTCGACGCGGCGCTCACCCGGGCGGAGGGGCGGCGGGTCGCCCAGGAGCAGGCGGTCGCGGAGCCGACGGTGGACGAGATCGCGAAGGCGGTCCAGCAGGTCGGCTACGACGCGACGATCGAACGCGACGGGACGTACTCGCGGGAGTACGAACCCCGCGGGCGCGTCCTGGTCTCCGGAACCGAGGACACCGCGAAGAACGACCTCGTGCAGGCGGTCGCCGCCTACATCGGCATCCTCCGGGGTGAGTGA
- a CDS encoding sensor domain-containing protein codes for MQADDHRRVPAVLPAPTLRSIIGVPLRLQTYRNLLYLLLAFPLGLLYFTFLAVGLSVGIGLAVTVVGVPVLLAVLATAVGLGSVERELTALLLGIDIDPPADSPLSLADDRPFLVRVKELVVGPATWKALTYLATKLVFGIASFVLITSLLVTGVALLFVPFVYDLPGVYVGVLFDRPTTVQSALAYGWSDLLVGVRGVVELTSWQVTTLPEATAVALLGVVVIVLSLNVLNGLAWLSGRYARVMLGGPAAA; via the coding sequence ATGCAGGCCGATGACCACCGACGCGTCCCCGCCGTCCTCCCGGCCCCGACGCTCAGGTCGATCATCGGGGTGCCGTTGCGGCTGCAGACGTATCGGAACCTGCTGTACCTGTTGCTGGCGTTCCCGCTCGGGCTGCTGTACTTCACGTTCCTCGCGGTCGGCCTCTCGGTCGGGATCGGGCTCGCCGTCACCGTCGTCGGCGTCCCCGTCCTCCTCGCCGTCCTGGCGACCGCGGTCGGGCTGGGGTCGGTCGAACGGGAACTCACGGCGCTCCTCCTCGGCATCGACATCGACCCGCCCGCGGACTCCCCCCTCTCGCTCGCCGACGACCGGCCGTTCCTCGTCCGGGTGAAGGAGCTCGTCGTGGGTCCGGCGACGTGGAAGGCTCTCACCTACCTCGCGACGAAACTCGTGTTCGGAATCGCCTCGTTCGTGCTCATCACGTCGTTGCTCGTGACGGGCGTCGCCCTCCTGTTCGTCCCCTTCGTGTACGACCTCCCCGGCGTGTACGTCGGCGTGCTGTTCGACCGACCGACGACGGTTCAGTCCGCGCTCGCCTACGGCTGGAGCGACCTCCTCGTCGGTGTTCGCGGCGTCGTCGAGCTCACCTCGTGGCAGGTGACGACGCTCCCGGAGGCGACCGCGGTCGCGCTCCTCGGCGTCGTCGTGATCGTCCTCTCGCTCAACGTGTTGAACGGGCTCGCGTGGCTCTCGGGCCGTTACGCCAGGGTCATGCTCGGCGGGCCGGCGGCCGCGTAA
- a CDS encoding DUF7521 family protein, with amino-acid sequence MSTLPPISVGAVTLPFQIEVTGGSAPTVAAVFALLAVTMALSLLITVRLVRGYARTSARPLLLLAVGLFLLTAAPTIVQLGFLNALAAPSAHRMVLVTTAKLAGLLTILYTIHQ; translated from the coding sequence ATGAGCACGCTTCCCCCCATCTCGGTCGGCGCCGTCACGCTGCCGTTCCAGATCGAGGTCACCGGCGGGTCGGCGCCGACCGTCGCGGCCGTCTTCGCGTTGCTCGCGGTCACGATGGCCCTCTCCCTGCTCATCACGGTTCGACTCGTCCGCGGGTACGCTCGGACGAGCGCACGGCCGCTGCTACTGCTTGCCGTCGGGCTGTTCCTCCTGACGGCCGCACCGACGATCGTCCAGCTCGGGTTCCTGAACGCGCTGGCCGCCCCCAGCGCCCACCGCATGGTGCTCGTGACGACCGCGAAACTCGCCGGCCTGCTCACGATACTCTACACGATCCACCAATGA
- a CDS encoding MEDS domain-containing protein: MIRNAQRSGRSRPLGLESGLSALRTSPQFDGSVEPIGDHEMNEHVALLSENHEERFAAVTPFLKQGLDRGERCMYVVDGTSRADVLESLRAADVDVDAALDSGALTFHTVEETYLRNGSFDADGMLEFYADAVEATTAEYEALRVTAEMGWVLRDGTDLEEFMEYESRVNRLFRDEDAIALCQYDYEATPPNVLRDVIKTHPHLIYDGTVFHNIYYIPPEEFFGPRRAEAEAEQMLATLLDRAETRTELDAHQSSLRRLNEITADPNRSFEGKLESLFELGRERFGLELGAMARVDVGADGFEVEHVGGDRGRFEPGVELSLSETYCPAAIGNGAAGSVTEPEAEGYGDAVVRREFGLRTYLGTHVEVDGGPDRTFFFASSEPRTGGFTDAECTFLKLMGQWVKGELERRKRERALEASNERLEQFAYAASHDLQEPLRMVSSYLQLVERRTDGDLPEECEEFIEFAVDGADRMRNMIDGLLAYSRVGTGEEPFEPVDLETVVADVRNDLGLQIEEIDATITADPLPTVAGDGGQLRQLLQNLLDNAMEYNCEGTPEVHVSAERTGSDWTVSVRDDGIGIDPDDAERVFDVFERLHGRKCHEGTGIGLALCERIVERHDGEIWVEPGREDGTTVSFTLPAAG; encoded by the coding sequence GTGATTCGAAACGCCCAGCGTAGCGGACGCTCCAGGCCGCTCGGACTAGAGAGCGGGCTGTCGGCGCTGCGAACGAGTCCCCAGTTCGACGGCTCCGTCGAACCCATCGGCGACCACGAGATGAACGAACACGTCGCCCTCCTCTCCGAAAACCACGAGGAGCGGTTCGCCGCCGTGACCCCGTTCCTGAAACAGGGGCTCGATCGGGGCGAACGGTGCATGTACGTCGTCGACGGGACGTCGCGGGCCGACGTGCTCGAGTCGCTGCGCGCCGCCGACGTCGACGTTGACGCCGCGCTCGACTCCGGGGCGCTCACGTTCCACACCGTCGAGGAGACCTACCTCCGGAACGGGTCGTTCGACGCCGACGGGATGCTCGAGTTCTACGCCGACGCCGTCGAGGCGACGACCGCGGAGTACGAGGCGCTCCGCGTGACCGCGGAGATGGGGTGGGTCCTGCGCGACGGGACCGACCTCGAGGAGTTCATGGAGTACGAGAGCAGGGTGAACAGGCTGTTCCGCGACGAGGACGCCATCGCGCTCTGTCAGTACGACTACGAGGCCACGCCGCCGAACGTCCTCCGCGACGTCATCAAGACGCACCCGCACCTCATCTACGACGGCACCGTCTTTCACAACATCTACTACATCCCGCCGGAGGAGTTCTTCGGTCCACGGCGGGCGGAGGCCGAGGCGGAGCAGATGCTCGCGACGCTGCTCGACCGCGCCGAGACGCGGACGGAGCTGGACGCCCACCAGTCGTCCCTCCGGCGGCTGAACGAGATCACGGCGGACCCGAACCGGTCGTTCGAGGGGAAGCTCGAGTCGCTCTTCGAGCTCGGCCGCGAGCGGTTCGGGCTCGAACTCGGCGCGATGGCCCGCGTCGACGTCGGGGCGGACGGGTTCGAGGTCGAGCACGTCGGCGGCGACCGCGGGCGCTTCGAGCCGGGCGTCGAGCTGTCGCTCTCGGAGACGTACTGTCCCGCCGCCATCGGGAACGGGGCGGCCGGGAGCGTGACCGAACCCGAGGCGGAGGGGTACGGCGACGCCGTCGTCCGTCGGGAGTTCGGCCTCCGGACGTACCTGGGCACGCACGTCGAGGTCGACGGTGGGCCGGACCGGACGTTCTTCTTCGCCTCCTCGGAGCCGCGGACGGGAGGGTTCACGGACGCCGAGTGCACGTTCCTGAAGCTGATGGGCCAGTGGGTGAAGGGGGAGCTCGAACGCCGGAAGCGCGAGCGGGCCCTCGAGGCGTCGAACGAGCGGCTCGAACAGTTCGCCTACGCCGCCTCCCACGACCTGCAGGAGCCGCTCCGGATGGTGTCGAGCTACCTGCAACTCGTCGAGCGCCGGACCGACGGCGACCTCCCCGAGGAGTGCGAGGAGTTCATCGAGTTCGCCGTCGACGGCGCCGACCGCATGCGGAACATGATCGACGGCCTGCTCGCGTACTCGCGCGTCGGGACGGGGGAGGAGCCGTTCGAGCCCGTCGACCTCGAGACGGTCGTTGCGGACGTCCGCAACGACCTCGGGCTGCAGATCGAGGAGATCGACGCCACGATCACCGCCGACCCGCTCCCGACCGTCGCGGGCGACGGCGGGCAGTTGCGACAGCTGCTCCAGAACCTGCTGGACAACGCGATGGAGTACAACTGCGAGGGCACACCGGAGGTACACGTCTCCGCCGAGCGGACCGGGAGCGACTGGACCGTCTCCGTCCGCGACGACGGCATCGGCATCGACCCCGACGACGCCGAGCGCGTCTTCGACGTGTTCGAGCGGCTCCACGGCCGAAAGTGCCACGAGGGGACCGGCATCGGCCTCGCGCTGTGCGAGCGGATCGTCGAGCGACACGACGGCGAGATCTGGGTCGAACCCGGCCGCGAGGACGGGACGACCGTCTCGTTCACGCTGCCCGCGGCCGGGTAG
- a CDS encoding TRAP transporter permease, producing the protein MGVGEPPEEPGPDAAPTDAESTDTEELLEEIERKRSLGGIAAIVVSAVAILFSLFQMILAARSFTVRFTLPLLGEVELFALQQLQANVVHVSFALVLAFLLFPGTDGTGAVARRLGALADAVAGLGPAARRAVEPVRGAVRWFAVDPNRDRVTPADLVLVVLTLTSPVYFLQEFDEISSVLRILGLEGGRPIGEVYPILRAPAAALTAVGLPLDASYALLLGTVGVLLVLEATRRALGTFLAGLVASFIAYAYFGHFIPRDAALVGIFSIPQLSWANVVRNLWFTSQGVFGIPVTVSVRFIFIFILFGAFLETSGAGRWFIDFAYALTGSRRGGPAKASVVSSGFMGMLSGSSIANTVTTGAFTIPLMKRSGYSPEFAGGVEASSSSGGQILPPVMGAAAFLIVEYTGTPYGEVIVAAAVPAIAFFFGMWVMVHFEAARHGIGGVDRSTLPRVGDLLRRGWFYLVPIVLLLYYLVIRRLSVGRSGWYTIVAVVALVALVAAWSRGTRVPLLAGIGLGFLAQAAALAVAGVGVAGLVTGAAGTPLSPVAALREAVSSLDVIVLVVSVGVLLVRPGVESRLLELDDSVDDTAEAVAGRVGRPGLADNQAYRFVTFIVQSMDSGARTATTVVVAVAAAGVIPGVISVSGLGPNLTSLIVTLSGGSLVLTLLIAGVAALILGLGMPTTVMYILLIATLGGALEGLGVPILAAHLFVLYFGLMADVTPPVAVAAYAAAGVAKADEWGTGRIAFLLSLNKILVPFAFVFSPGILLLRRTEGEAVLLTLADLSDPVYLLSEVVVPIVGMFVGIWALGVAIIGFYDDEVPTVGRVGYALASLLLMVPALLLSPAAAGLGLVGLDLVAYTTTTDVLARFAGAGLLAVLLFGTVREDDRVVA; encoded by the coding sequence ATGGGCGTAGGCGAACCGCCGGAGGAGCCCGGTCCGGACGCCGCTCCGACCGACGCGGAGTCGACGGACACCGAGGAGCTCCTGGAGGAGATCGAGCGCAAGCGGTCGCTCGGGGGGATCGCCGCGATCGTCGTCTCGGCGGTCGCGATCCTCTTCTCGCTGTTCCAGATGATCCTGGCGGCTCGCAGCTTCACCGTCCGGTTCACGCTCCCCCTGCTCGGGGAGGTGGAGCTGTTCGCCCTCCAGCAGCTACAGGCGAACGTCGTCCACGTCTCGTTCGCGCTGGTGCTCGCGTTCCTGCTGTTCCCGGGGACGGACGGGACCGGCGCCGTCGCCCGGCGGCTCGGCGCCCTCGCGGACGCGGTCGCCGGCCTGGGGCCGGCCGCCCGCCGCGCGGTGGAGCCGGTCCGGGGGGCGGTCCGGTGGTTCGCGGTCGACCCGAACCGCGACCGCGTGACGCCGGCAGACCTCGTGCTCGTCGTCCTCACGCTCACCTCGCCGGTGTACTTCCTCCAGGAGTTCGACGAGATCAGCAGCGTGCTCCGCATCCTGGGGCTGGAGGGGGGGCGACCGATCGGCGAGGTGTACCCGATCCTCCGGGCGCCGGCGGCGGCGCTGACGGCGGTCGGGCTCCCGCTCGACGCGTCGTACGCGCTGCTCCTCGGCACGGTCGGCGTCCTGCTCGTGCTGGAGGCGACCCGGCGGGCGCTGGGGACGTTCCTCGCCGGCCTCGTCGCGTCGTTCATCGCGTACGCCTACTTCGGGCACTTCATCCCGCGGGACGCTGCGCTCGTCGGCATCTTCTCCATCCCGCAGCTCTCGTGGGCGAACGTCGTCCGCAACCTCTGGTTCACCTCCCAGGGCGTGTTCGGCATCCCCGTCACGGTCTCGGTCCGGTTCATCTTCATCTTCATCCTCTTCGGCGCGTTCCTCGAGACGTCCGGCGCGGGCAGGTGGTTCATCGACTTCGCGTACGCGCTGACGGGCTCCCGGCGGGGCGGTCCGGCGAAGGCGTCGGTCGTCTCCTCGGGGTTCATGGGGATGCTCTCGGGATCGTCGATCGCCAACACCGTGACGACCGGCGCGTTCACCATCCCGCTGATGAAGCGGTCGGGCTACTCGCCGGAGTTCGCCGGGGGCGTCGAGGCGTCGAGCTCCTCCGGCGGCCAGATCCTGCCGCCGGTGATGGGCGCCGCGGCGTTCCTCATCGTCGAGTACACCGGGACGCCCTACGGCGAGGTGATCGTCGCGGCCGCCGTCCCGGCGATCGCCTTCTTCTTCGGCATGTGGGTGATGGTCCACTTCGAGGCGGCCAGACACGGCATCGGCGGCGTCGACCGGTCGACGCTCCCGCGGGTGGGGGACCTCCTCCGGCGGGGCTGGTTCTACCTCGTGCCGATCGTGCTGCTGCTGTACTACCTGGTGATCCGCCGGCTGTCGGTCGGACGGTCCGGCTGGTACACCATCGTGGCCGTCGTCGCGCTCGTCGCGCTCGTCGCCGCGTGGTCCCGCGGGACGCGCGTGCCGCTGCTCGCCGGCATCGGCCTCGGGTTCCTCGCGCAGGCGGCGGCGCTGGCCGTCGCAGGCGTCGGGGTCGCGGGGCTGGTGACCGGCGCGGCGGGGACGCCGCTGTCGCCCGTCGCCGCGCTCCGCGAGGCGGTGAGCTCCCTCGACGTGATCGTCCTCGTCGTCTCCGTCGGGGTGCTCCTCGTCCGCCCCGGCGTGGAGTCGCGGCTGCTGGAACTCGACGATAGCGTCGACGACACGGCCGAGGCCGTCGCCGGACGCGTCGGTCGCCCCGGACTCGCCGACAACCAGGCGTACCGGTTCGTGACCTTCATCGTCCAGTCGATGGACTCGGGCGCCCGCACGGCGACCACGGTCGTCGTGGCGGTCGCGGCGGCGGGCGTCATCCCCGGCGTCATCAGCGTGAGCGGCCTCGGGCCGAACCTCACCTCGCTCATCGTGACGCTGTCGGGCGGGTCGCTCGTCCTCACCCTGCTCATCGCCGGCGTCGCCGCGCTGATCCTCGGGCTCGGGATGCCGACGACGGTGATGTACATCCTGCTCATCGCGACGCTCGGCGGCGCGCTGGAGGGGCTCGGGGTGCCGATCCTCGCGGCGCACCTGTTCGTGCTGTACTTCGGCCTGATGGCCGACGTGACCCCGCCGGTCGCGGTCGCGGCGTACGCGGCCGCGGGCGTGGCCAAGGCCGACGAGTGGGGGACCGGCCGGATCGCCTTCCTGCTGTCGCTGAACAAGATCCTCGTCCCCTTCGCGTTCGTGTTCTCGCCCGGAATCCTGCTGTTGCGCCGGACCGAGGGCGAGGCGGTGCTGCTGACGCTCGCGGACCTCTCGGACCCCGTCTACCTCCTCTCGGAGGTCGTCGTCCCCATCGTCGGCATGTTCGTCGGCATCTGGGCGCTCGGCGTGGCGATCATCGGCTTCTACGACGACGAGGTGCCGACGGTCGGGCGCGTCGGCTACGCGCTCGCGTCGCTGCTCCTGATGGTGCCGGCGCTGCTGCTCTCGCCGGCGGCCGCCGGTCTCGGGCTGGTCGGACTCGACCTCGTGGCCTACACCACGACGACGGACGTGCTCGCGCGGTTCGCCGGTGCCGGCTTGCTGGCCGTGCTCCTGTTCGGGACGGTGCGCGAGGACGACCGGGTGGTCGCCTGA
- a CDS encoding H/ACA ribonucleoprotein complex subunit GAR1, translating into MRRVGEVVRTAGGVAVVRVPSDEDPVDVGTMVVDDSLSTVGRVVDVFGPVSRPYVAVTPNDGAALTELLGKPLYAR; encoded by the coding sequence ATGCGCCGCGTCGGCGAGGTCGTCCGGACCGCCGGCGGGGTCGCGGTCGTGCGCGTGCCGTCGGACGAGGACCCCGTCGACGTCGGCACGATGGTGGTCGACGACTCGCTGTCCACGGTCGGGCGCGTCGTCGACGTGTTCGGGCCGGTCTCGCGGCCGTACGTGGCCGTCACGCCGAACGACGGGGCCGCGCTCACGGAGCTGCTCGGGAAGCCGCTGTACGCCCGCTGA